The region GGGCCGGTGGGCGGCCAGCCGCACCAGCTCCGCGATGTTGTCGACATGCACCGGATGGAACCGGCTGCGGCCGCCGTACGCCAGGATCCGCACCGGCCGCTTGTCCAGCGCCCGTTTGACGAAGTACAGCTCACGGGGCGTACGGCAGTGCGGGCCGTGGATCGCCCCGGCGCGCAGCAGGGTCGTCGGCAGCCGGTCCCCGGCGGCCAGCAGCTCCCGCTCCAGCGCGACCTTCCGGCTGCCGTAGCCCTCGCCCGGCGGGACGGTCCGCTGGGACTCGGGGAGCGGCACCGGATAGCGCGGGGCGCCGTCCGGCCGGTCCTGGGTCCCGAAGCCCCGGCCCCGGTCGTCCTCGTACACCGCCCCGGTGGACATCACCACCGCCGATCCGATGCGGTCGGCGAGCCCCAGCAACTGCCGTGCGTGCGCCTGCCCGTAGGCGACGCAGTCCAGCACCACATCGCAGCCGTCCCCGATCAGCGCGGCCACCGCGGCGTCGTCGTCCCGGTCGACGGCCACGTTCACCACGGACGCGGGCCAGCTCTCGTCGCGGCCCCCGCCGCGCGAGGCCGCCCGCACCCGCCATCCCTCGGCGGCGAGCGCGCGCACCGCCGCCCGGCCGATCTGCCCCGTCGCCCCGATCACACATGCGCTGCCATTGGTCATGCCGGGACGCTACGGCCCGGCCGCCACGCTGCCCAGACTCCTTCGCCACGAGCAGATTCGCCCATGGCGCGATCATTCACGGTCAAACGGTGAGTACAAGATGATCGCTTTTTCGCGCTCTCTGAATTCACCGTGACGCATTTCGAAGAAAAAGGCATATTCGATTCGCGCGTCGGTGAAACCGCTAAGCTCCAGGGCCCATGGCGGGCTGGCTCACCGCCCGTATTTCGTACGCGTTTTCTCTTCGCTGTTTTTAAGGATGTCCATGGTTTTCGCCGGCACCTCATCCGGAGGCCGACGGCCCGCCTCCACGCTCGTATGGGTCATCCCTCCCGCCGCGATGGCGTTCTGCGCGGCGCTGGCCGTCGTCGTGGTCCCGTCCGGGGCGCGGGCCACGGTCGCCTGGTGCGGGGTGGCGGCGACGTTCGCGGTGGCCCTGGCGGCGGCCGAGGCGATGCGCCGCGGCCGGCTGATCACCACGCTGCGCACCCGGCTCACGGCCCAGGAGACCGAGCTGCGGCAGCGCCTGGTGGACCAGGAGACGGCGATCCGGCGGCTGGCCCGGGAGCTGCTGCCCGTGGCGGTGACCCGGCTGCAGCGCGGCGCCATGGTGGACGAGGCGATGCGGGCCATCGACCACGCGCCCCGCATCGACCCCGACTTCGACGCCGCCCACGAGCTTCTGCTGCGGTCGGCGCTGGAAACCGTGCGGGCCGAGGAGGACCTGAGGGACGCGGGCCAGCGGGCCTTCGTCAACATCGCCCGCCGGGTGCAGGCCATCGTCCACCAACAGGCCCAGGACGTGCGGGAGATGGAGGACAAGCACGGCGCCGACCCGGACGTCTTCGAAGACCTCCTCCACCTGGACCACGGCAACGCACTCATCGGCCGGCTGGCGGACTCCATCGCGGTCCTGGGCGGCCAGCGCCCGGGCCGCCAGTGGCAGAAGGAGGTGCCGCTGTTCAACGTCTGCCGCGGCGCCATGTCCCGCATCCTCGAGTACGAGCGGGTGGATCTGCACTCGGTGGCGGACGTCGCCATCGTCGGGCCCTCGGTGGAGCCGCTGATCCACGCCCTCGCCGAACTGCTGGACAACGCCACCCGCTACTCGCCGCCCAAGACCCGGGTGCATCTGACCGCGATCGAGGTCCAGTCCGGGGTCGCGATCGAGATCGAGGACGCCGGGGTGGGCCTGTCGGAGGAGGCGCGCAGACGCACCGACGCGGTGCTGGTCCAGGCGACGACCGGATTCGACCTCAACGACCTGGGCGAGACACCGCGGCTCGGTCTGGCCGTGGTCGGCCGGCTCGCCGTGAAGTACCGGTTCCAGGTCTCGCTGCGGCCCTCGGCGTACGGCGGAGTGCGCGCGGTGCTGGTCGTACCGCAGGACATCATCTGCCCCACCCCCGCCCCCGGCGGCGCGATCGCCCGCGCGGCCAAACTGCCCCAGCCCAAGCCCATCAAGCGGGCCACGCCCCTGCCGTCGCCCACCCGCGTCAGCCCTATCGTGCAGGGCCGCCCCGGCCCCGGCTTCCGGCAGAACGGCGCCGGACTCCCGCAGCGCCGCCGCCGGATGCCCATGGTCACCCCGCCCATCAGGGTCGACTCCCGGCCCCCTGCCGCGTCCCCCGTGCCCCGCGAACCGGCCGGGCCGCCCGTCCAGCCGGGGATCTGGCTGGACGCCTTCACCAAGGGGCTCAACGGCGAGCTGATCCCGGCGGCGGACGCCGGTGCCGCCGCGCCGGACACCCGGAAATCCCCCGGCACCTCGAACACCCCGAACACCCCGCTCCCGTCGGACAAGGATGAGTAGGCAAGTGACGCAACCGCGGTTCAACATGGACTGGATGCTCCGGGACCTGGCCTCCAGCGTTCCGCAGACCCGCCACGTGGTCCTGCTGTCCTCGGACGGCCTGTGCATGGCCCAGGTCGGTACGGACAAGGACACCGCCGACCGGCTGGCCGCCGCCTGCGCCGGGCTGCAGAGCCTCTCCGGTGCGATCGCCACCGAATTCCCCGAGGGGGACGGGCGGATGCGGCTGGTCGTCATCGAGGTCGACGGCGGCTTCTTCTATCTGATGGCGGCCGGCGTCAGCTCGTATCTGGCGGTGCTCGCCGAGGACAGCGTGGACGCCGGGCTGATGGGCCAGTGCATGAGAGACCTGGTCGCACGGCTCGGCGAACACCTCAGCAGTCCGCCGCGCGTCGACGGACGGGTGACATGAGCGAGCCCGCCAAGGCGTGGGACGAGGGCGGGCCCGAGCGGCTCTACACCGTCAGCCGGGGCCGCGCCCCGCACGAACCCCGGCAGCGGCCCGTCGAACTCGTCAGCCTGATCGTGGCGCGCGCCGAACCGGAGCCGGGGATGGCCCCCGAAGCCGCCACCGTGCTGCGGATGTGCCCGTTCCCCCTTTCGGTGGCGGAGATCTCCGCGTATCTGGTCCTGCCCGTCTCCACCGTCATCGTGATCCTCGCGGAGCTGCTGGGGGACGGCCGGGTGGAGGCCAGGGCGCCGGTCCCGGCAGCCGTGCTGCCCGACCACGAACTGCTGCAGGCGGTGATGCATGGACTACAGAAACTCTGAGGCATCCGGGGAAGCTGAGGAAATCGTCGGACCGCGCAGCGAGGACACCCTCCCGGCCTCCGCGGCCGCCGCCGTCAAGGTGGTGATCGTCGGAGGCTTCGGGGTCGGCAAGACGACCATGGTCGGCTCGGTGAGCGAGATCCGCCCGCTGACCACCGAGGAGACCATGACCCAGGCCGGGGTCGGCGTCGACGACATCGCCGGGATCGAGCGCAAGACCGAGACCACCGTCGCGATGGACTTCGGCCGGATCAGCCTCAACGAACGGCTGGTGCTCTATCTGTTCGGCACCCCCGGTCAGGAGCGGTTCTGGTTCCTGTGGAACGGCCTCTTCGAGGGCGCCCTCGGTGCCGTGGTCCTCATCGACACCCGCCGTCTGGAGGTCAGCTTCGACGCGGTCGGGCGGCTCGAGGAGCGCGGTGTGCCCTTCGTGGTCGCGGTCAACGTGTTCCCCGAGGCCCCCGTCCACCCCATGGCGGAGCTGCGCGCCGCCATGGATCTGCCCGACTCCGTACCGATCATCGACTGCGATGCCCGCGACCGGGCCTCCAGCCGCGACACCCTCCTCACCCTCGTGCGGCATCTGCAATCCCTCCACACCGTGACCCCGGAGACACCGTGACCTCTCATCCCGACGACCCCGGCACCGGGACGGCCGATCTGCGGCCCACCCGGTGCCCCGTCCACCCCGCGCTGTCCGACGCCGGCCTGGTGGACCTCCTCGGGCCCGAGAACGAGAAGGACCCGATGGGCCTGTACGAGCGGCTGCGCGCCGAGCACGGCCCGGTGGCCCCGATCGTGCTCGACGGTGGCATACCGGCCTGGCTGCTGCTGGGCTACCGCGAGAACCTGGAGGTGTCCCGTACCCCCTCCCGCTTCTCCCGCGACTCCCGCCACTGGCACGCCTGGAAGGACGGGAGGATCACCGCCGACTCGCCCCTGCTCCCGGTGGTCGGATGGCAGCCCATGTGCACCTTCGCCGACGGCGACGAGCACGAGCGGCTGCGGGCCGCGCTCACCGAGTCCATGGGGCGCCTGGACCGCCGGGGGATCCGCCGCCACGTCACCCGCTTCACCCATCAGCTCGTCAACGACTTCTGCGCCGACGGGGACGCCGAACTGGTCACCGCCTTCGCCCAGCAACTGCCCATGCTCGTCCTCACCCAACTGCTGGGCATGCCCGACGAGTACGGCCCGCGGCTGGTCGAGGCCACCCGGGACCTGATGAAGGGCACCGAGACGGCGCTGCGCAGCGACGCGTATGTCACCGGGGCCCTCCAGGGCCTGGTGGACCGCAGACGCGCCGACCCCGGCGAGGATCTGGCGTCCTGGCTGCTGGCCCACCCCTCCGGCCTCACCGAGGAGGAGGTGGTCCAGCATCTGCGGCTGGTGCTGCTCACCGGCAATGAGACCACCACCAATCTGATGGCCAACACGCTG is a window of Streptomyces violaceusniger Tu 4113 DNA encoding:
- a CDS encoding NAD-dependent epimerase/dehydratase family protein, which gives rise to MTNGSACVIGATGQIGRAAVRALAAEGWRVRAASRGGGRDESWPASVVNVAVDRDDDAAVAALIGDGCDVVLDCVAYGQAHARQLLGLADRIGSAVVMSTGAVYEDDRGRGFGTQDRPDGAPRYPVPLPESQRTVPPGEGYGSRKVALERELLAAGDRLPTTLLRAGAIHGPHCRTPRELYFVKRALDKRPVRILAYGGRSRFHPVHVDNIAELVRLAAHRPGSRVLNAGDPQAPTVADIATAVDAVLGVRGELVLIDGEPPHPHIGSTPWSLAHPLVYDMSAAERELDYHPVTGYMESLPTTVAWLADRLAATPDWRTAFPDMAAAYDPMADLFDYAAEDAWLRSGGHAT
- a CDS encoding sensor histidine kinase, encoding MVFAGTSSGGRRPASTLVWVIPPAAMAFCAALAVVVVPSGARATVAWCGVAATFAVALAAAEAMRRGRLITTLRTRLTAQETELRQRLVDQETAIRRLARELLPVAVTRLQRGAMVDEAMRAIDHAPRIDPDFDAAHELLLRSALETVRAEEDLRDAGQRAFVNIARRVQAIVHQQAQDVREMEDKHGADPDVFEDLLHLDHGNALIGRLADSIAVLGGQRPGRQWQKEVPLFNVCRGAMSRILEYERVDLHSVADVAIVGPSVEPLIHALAELLDNATRYSPPKTRVHLTAIEVQSGVAIEIEDAGVGLSEEARRRTDAVLVQATTGFDLNDLGETPRLGLAVVGRLAVKYRFQVSLRPSAYGGVRAVLVVPQDIICPTPAPGGAIARAAKLPQPKPIKRATPLPSPTRVSPIVQGRPGPGFRQNGAGLPQRRRRMPMVTPPIRVDSRPPAASPVPREPAGPPVQPGIWLDAFTKGLNGELIPAADAGAAAPDTRKSPGTSNTPNTPLPSDKDE
- a CDS encoding roadblock/LC7 domain-containing protein, which gives rise to MSRQVTQPRFNMDWMLRDLASSVPQTRHVVLLSSDGLCMAQVGTDKDTADRLAAACAGLQSLSGAIATEFPEGDGRMRLVVIEVDGGFFYLMAAGVSSYLAVLAEDSVDAGLMGQCMRDLVARLGEHLSSPPRVDGRVT
- a CDS encoding DUF742 domain-containing protein, which gives rise to MSEPAKAWDEGGPERLYTVSRGRAPHEPRQRPVELVSLIVARAEPEPGMAPEAATVLRMCPFPLSVAEISAYLVLPVSTVIVILAELLGDGRVEARAPVPAAVLPDHELLQAVMHGLQKL
- a CDS encoding GTP-binding protein, coding for MDYRNSEASGEAEEIVGPRSEDTLPASAAAAVKVVIVGGFGVGKTTMVGSVSEIRPLTTEETMTQAGVGVDDIAGIERKTETTVAMDFGRISLNERLVLYLFGTPGQERFWFLWNGLFEGALGAVVLIDTRRLEVSFDAVGRLEERGVPFVVAVNVFPEAPVHPMAELRAAMDLPDSVPIIDCDARDRASSRDTLLTLVRHLQSLHTVTPETP
- a CDS encoding cytochrome P450, yielding MTSHPDDPGTGTADLRPTRCPVHPALSDAGLVDLLGPENEKDPMGLYERLRAEHGPVAPIVLDGGIPAWLLLGYRENLEVSRTPSRFSRDSRHWHAWKDGRITADSPLLPVVGWQPMCTFADGDEHERLRAALTESMGRLDRRGIRRHVTRFTHQLVNDFCADGDAELVTAFAQQLPMLVLTQLLGMPDEYGPRLVEATRDLMKGTETALRSDAYVTGALQGLVDRRRADPGEDLASWLLAHPSGLTEEEVVQHLRLVLLTGNETTTNLMANTLRMVLTDPRFRASLAGGHMTLPDAIEHVLWNEPPLTVVPGRWATGDTELGGQRIKAGDMLLLGLAAGNVDPAIRPDIAAPMYGNRSHLAFSGGPHECPGQDIGRAITDTAIDTLLLRLPDLRLAVDESELTWLSSWISRHLVALPVEFMPRRPESESTEDPSATLFAPRPRWLPEDEAPEAATGGPEATAPGRVPWWVALWRWLLGRPPGSAP